The sequence CGCGGCACCGACGTCGTCATCGGCGTCGTGGAAACCCATGGCCGCTCGGAGACCGCGGCGCTGGCCGAAGGGCTGCACCGCCTTCCGCTGCGGGAGTATCCCTACAAGCAAACGGTGCTGCGCGAGTTCGATCTCGACGCGGCGCTTGCCCGCAGGCCGGCCCTCCTCCTCGTCGACGAGCTCGCCCACACCAACGCGCCCGGTTCCCGCCATCCGAAGCGCTGGCAGGACGTCGAGGAGCTCCTCGCATCGGGCATCGACGTCTACACCACGCTCAACGTCCAGCACCTGGAAAGCCTGAACGACGTCGTCGGGCAGATCACCGGCATACGCGTGTTCGAGACCCTGCCCGACAAGGTCTTCGACGAAGCCGACGACGTCGAGCTCGTCGATCTGCCGCCGGACGAGCTGCTCGAGCGCCTGCAGGAAGGCAAGGTGTACCTGCCGGAGCAGGCCGCGCGCGCGGCCGACAGCTTCTTCCGCAAGGGCAACCTCATCGCCCTGCGCGAGCTCGCGCTGCGCAGGACCGCCGAGCGCGTCGACGCGCAGATGCGCGATTACCGGACGAGCGCGGGTATCCGCGCGGCGTGGCCCGCGGCGGAGCGCCTGCTCGTCACGGTCGGCCCCGGACCCGACGCGGAGCATCTCGTGCGCGCGGCGAAGCGGCTAGCCGCGGCGCTCGACGCCGACTGGACGGCTCTCTACGTCGAG is a genomic window of Burkholderiales bacterium containing:
- a CDS encoding two-component system sensor histidine kinase KdbD (sensory histidine kinase in two-component regulatory system with KdpE; signal sensing protein); the encoded protein is MADDRPDPDALLARVQRDEAKATRGKLKIFLGASAGVGKTYGMLSDAREEKARGTDVVIGVVETHGRSETAALAEGLHRLPLREYPYKQTVLREFDLDAALARRPALLLVDELAHTNAPGSRHPKRWQDVEELLASGIDVYTTLNVQHLESLNDVVGQITGIRVFETLPDKVFDEADDVELVDLPPDELLERLQEGKVYLPEQAARAADSFFRKGNLIALRELALRRTAERVDAQMRDYRTSAGIRAAWPAAERLLVTVGPGPDAEHLVRAAKRLAAALDADWTALYVE